In the genome of Prosthecobacter algae, one region contains:
- a CDS encoding HNH endonuclease signature motif containing protein produces the protein MAPESTKGRSFKPYIKKVPGLLKKMHEDHLAGLRLFELEAKYGYGRWNIRKAFEGAGLQLIKRGDGRFQKTLYFHSEAEIAAFVEKSTRFVVPRPLATEWREWPLEKRASLVRQMVAKHGWPNPRPEGPFSAGLEPFDYTSPRAHEVAAQMNAGLASRDWICHLKICSRGVIFEGKLYCWIQKYGYVRGGFTKGKGRECLHRLLYSRYHGPIPSDGIVRFRDGNQNNMDPANLYLETRNDLARQNQAAGLTRRSRAHTAALLKRVNQTSKGTAHELGKILG, from the coding sequence ATGGCCCCTGAATCCACCAAAGGCCGCAGCTTTAAGCCTTACATTAAAAAAGTCCCCGGCCTGCTGAAGAAGATGCACGAGGATCATTTGGCCGGACTCCGCCTGTTTGAGCTGGAGGCAAAGTATGGCTATGGTCGCTGGAACATTCGGAAGGCTTTTGAAGGCGCTGGTTTGCAACTCATCAAGCGGGGCGACGGTCGTTTTCAAAAGACGCTGTACTTTCATTCGGAAGCTGAGATCGCTGCCTTTGTGGAGAAAAGCACGCGCTTCGTGGTGCCTCGTCCGCTGGCTACTGAATGGCGCGAATGGCCGCTGGAGAAACGCGCTTCGCTGGTCCGTCAGATGGTAGCTAAACATGGATGGCCCAACCCGCGCCCGGAAGGCCCATTTAGCGCAGGCTTGGAACCTTTCGATTACACCAGCCCCCGTGCTCATGAGGTGGCGGCCCAAATGAATGCCGGGCTTGCCTCCCGCGACTGGATTTGTCATCTTAAAATCTGCAGCCGGGGAGTGATCTTTGAGGGCAAGCTTTACTGTTGGATCCAGAAGTATGGCTACGTGAGAGGAGGCTTCACGAAGGGCAAAGGGCGGGAATGCCTTCACCGCCTCCTTTACAGCCGTTACCACGGCCCCATTCCATCCGATGGCATTGTCCGCTTTCGCGACGGTAATCAGAACAACATGGATCCGGCCAACCTGTATCTGGAAACCCGGAATGACCTGGCAAGGCAGAACCAAGCCGCCGGCCTCACGCGCAGATCTCGCGCCCATACCGCCGCTCTGCTGAAGCGCGTCAATCAAACCTCGAAAGGAACCGCACATGAACTTGGAAAAATTCTTGGATGA
- a CDS encoding host-nuclease inhibitor Gam family protein, with the protein MSRIKVSDLKKSGLFLLPNAIRSDEELELAVASAGDLEISIERKQAQMIQELADLKEKEQAIKERYSLEIDNLKSKLDAEQSRARAWCESNRERLFGDKKSITILAAELRFKATPGKCELSPDLDDADVIARIMALPDEDADLRDQLIRIDPQLDREAFRVLWNSTAPGSPEREKLANIGATVVKKETFVITTATGGKVKGESKKKEAA; encoded by the coding sequence ATGTCACGAATCAAAGTCTCAGACCTCAAAAAATCCGGCCTCTTCCTCCTTCCAAACGCCATCCGTTCCGATGAAGAACTGGAGCTGGCCGTAGCCAGTGCCGGCGACCTTGAAATCTCCATCGAACGCAAGCAGGCGCAGATGATCCAGGAACTGGCCGATCTGAAGGAAAAAGAGCAGGCCATCAAAGAGCGTTACAGCCTGGAAATCGACAACCTGAAATCCAAGCTGGACGCCGAACAAAGCCGCGCCCGCGCATGGTGTGAATCCAACCGTGAAAGACTCTTCGGAGACAAGAAATCCATCACGATCCTGGCCGCTGAACTCCGCTTCAAGGCCACCCCTGGAAAGTGCGAGCTTTCCCCGGATCTGGATGATGCCGATGTCATCGCCCGGATCATGGCCCTGCCTGATGAAGATGCCGACCTCAGGGACCAACTGATCCGCATTGATCCCCAGCTAGATCGCGAAGCCTTCCGGGTGCTTTGGAACTCCACCGCCCCCGGTTCTCCTGAACGCGAAAAACTCGCCAATATCGGGGCGACTGTCGTCAAAAAAGAGACCTTCGTGATCACCACCGCCACCGGCGGCAAAGTGAAGGGCGAAAGCAAGAAAAAGGAGGCCGCCTGA
- a CDS encoding c-type cytochrome: MTRSTKLLAILAPMAFLGGPARSHPLQAEPINHAYVFNFDQFNLPEDPDEHVVEGGYLLLGELNCTACHVPPKSWQERLAPKAGPNLTKVGSRLDADSLWQMIRSPQHRKKGTQMPGLFAGEEGDAEKVEALTEFLGSLKPATPKMPAGDMARGKDIYHKVGCVACHEPATDYRPAKAAADAEIEKPGLGSVPLILAEAYSVDALTEFLFDPLSHRPAGRMPNMRLSLQEAADIAAYMHLGREVEPAAERAALKMPPQGVEKGKEVFAQMNCVACHAGVLPEDLTKASAVKTKALAALKVDAGCLAGTQPSGVPRYDLNDLQKRALRLAITAIQKQDAPKLTAAQKVDWQMTRLNCYACHDRDGKGGPEDPRAQYFGSNDGSAESLGELAHLPPNLDNVGRKLTKDWLGKVLWGEGGSVRPYMDTRMPNFGRAHTEMLLGLLPEADKRETPVTIDVSGLGKHHRAETGRQLLGSTGLACVACHGLKERKSLGPPVIRLTHTVERLQPEYFKELLLNPQATQPGTMMPPMFMGRKKADQEIESIWIYLKELEGQPLPEGLLSTEDFELKPEKLGRPIVFRSFIEGAGSHAIAVGFPQGLHATFDAVQVRWTQVWRGRFLDAMSNWQSREMLPIKPLGTDLKELPAATGKRVFSGYRLDKAGVPTFLYLQDGQPVEDTLRPAKDGKGFDHEIKINGEITKEVLSW, encoded by the coding sequence ATGACCCGTTCCACCAAGCTCCTGGCCATTTTGGCGCCCATGGCGTTTCTTGGCGGCCCTGCCCGGTCCCATCCGCTCCAGGCAGAGCCCATCAACCATGCCTACGTCTTTAATTTCGATCAGTTCAACCTGCCCGAAGATCCAGACGAGCATGTGGTGGAAGGTGGATACTTGTTGTTAGGCGAGCTGAACTGCACCGCCTGTCATGTGCCGCCCAAGTCATGGCAGGAAAGGCTGGCTCCCAAGGCTGGGCCCAACTTGACCAAGGTGGGCTCCCGCCTGGATGCCGACAGTCTCTGGCAGATGATCCGCAGCCCGCAGCATCGCAAAAAGGGGACCCAGATGCCCGGCCTGTTTGCCGGAGAAGAGGGGGATGCGGAGAAGGTGGAGGCGCTCACGGAGTTTTTGGGATCGCTGAAACCCGCCACGCCGAAGATGCCAGCGGGAGACATGGCGCGGGGCAAGGACATCTATCATAAGGTGGGCTGTGTGGCCTGCCATGAGCCCGCCACGGACTACCGCCCAGCCAAGGCGGCGGCTGATGCGGAAATCGAGAAGCCGGGGCTAGGATCGGTGCCTTTGATCTTGGCGGAAGCTTATTCGGTCGATGCGCTGACGGAGTTTCTTTTTGATCCCCTGTCACATCGTCCTGCGGGACGCATGCCAAACATGCGACTGAGCCTACAGGAGGCGGCGGACATCGCCGCCTATATGCATCTGGGGCGCGAGGTGGAGCCTGCGGCAGAGCGTGCTGCCCTCAAGATGCCCCCACAAGGAGTGGAAAAGGGCAAGGAAGTCTTTGCCCAAATGAACTGCGTTGCCTGCCATGCAGGGGTATTGCCGGAAGACTTGACCAAGGCCTCCGCTGTCAAAACCAAAGCGCTGGCCGCACTGAAGGTGGATGCGGGCTGTCTGGCGGGAACCCAGCCGAGCGGGGTGCCTCGCTACGATCTCAATGATCTACAAAAGCGCGCTCTGCGCCTAGCCATCACGGCCATTCAGAAGCAGGATGCACCGAAGCTGACCGCCGCGCAAAAGGTGGACTGGCAGATGACGCGGCTGAACTGCTATGCCTGCCATGACCGTGATGGTAAAGGTGGTCCTGAAGATCCTCGTGCGCAGTATTTTGGCTCCAACGACGGCAGCGCCGAATCTCTGGGCGAACTTGCACACCTGCCCCCCAATTTGGACAACGTGGGACGCAAGCTGACGAAGGACTGGCTTGGCAAAGTGCTGTGGGGTGAAGGCGGCAGTGTGCGCCCCTACATGGATACCCGCATGCCCAACTTTGGCCGGGCGCACACGGAGATGTTGTTAGGCCTACTGCCTGAGGCGGATAAGCGGGAAACACCCGTGACCATTGATGTCAGCGGCCTGGGTAAACATCATCGTGCGGAGACCGGGCGGCAGCTCCTCGGCTCCACCGGACTGGCTTGTGTGGCCTGCCATGGGCTGAAGGAACGCAAGTCTCTGGGGCCCCCGGTGATCCGTCTGACGCACACCGTCGAGCGGCTGCAGCCAGAGTATTTTAAGGAGCTGCTGTTGAACCCACAGGCCACTCAGCCAGGGACCATGATGCCTCCTATGTTCATGGGGAGGAAGAAGGCGGACCAGGAGATTGAGTCCATCTGGATCTATCTCAAGGAGCTGGAAGGACAGCCGTTGCCGGAGGGGCTTTTGTCTACGGAAGACTTTGAACTGAAGCCTGAGAAACTGGGGCGTCCGATCGTCTTCCGCAGCTTTATTGAAGGTGCTGGCAGCCATGCCATCGCGGTCGGTTTTCCTCAGGGATTGCATGCCACTTTTGATGCCGTCCAAGTTCGCTGGACGCAGGTTTGGCGTGGCCGGTTCCTGGATGCGATGAGCAATTGGCAGAGCCGAGAGATGCTGCCCATCAAACCGCTGGGGACCGATCTGAAGGAATTGCCAGCCGCGACGGGTAAGCGGGTGTTTTCGGGTTACCGTCTGGACAAGGCCGGTGTGCCGACTTTCCTGTATCTGCAAGATGGTCAGCCGGTGGAGGATACGCTGCGGCCCGCCAAAGATGGCAAGGGCTTCGACCACGAAATCAAGATCAACGGCGAGATCACGAAGGAGGTGCTGTCATGGTAA
- a CDS encoding DJ-1/PfpI family protein, whose amino-acid sequence MSEAKVLLIVGDATETVDTLYPFYRLIEGGYKPIVAAPEKRKYQMVLHEVKPGWTITKEWEGYSIDADIAFKDINPEEYVGIFFSGGRAPEYIREDADLLRITKWFWEQKKPCASVCHGVEIPARADIVKGLRMATVAKCKFDLEICGGIYVNEPCVIDQHMYSGRTYHDSGHFIGPWIKALDAERAKMGI is encoded by the coding sequence ATGTCTGAAGCCAAAGTCCTCCTGATCGTCGGTGATGCCACCGAAACCGTTGATACCCTTTATCCTTTTTACCGCCTGATTGAGGGTGGCTACAAGCCCATCGTTGCTGCGCCGGAAAAACGGAAGTACCAGATGGTGCTGCACGAAGTCAAACCCGGCTGGACCATCACGAAAGAGTGGGAAGGCTACAGCATTGATGCCGACATCGCCTTCAAAGACATCAATCCTGAAGAATACGTGGGCATCTTTTTCAGCGGTGGTCGTGCCCCAGAATACATCCGTGAAGATGCCGACCTGCTGCGTATCACCAAGTGGTTCTGGGAGCAGAAAAAGCCCTGCGCCAGCGTGTGCCACGGTGTGGAAATTCCGGCCCGCGCGGACATCGTCAAAGGTCTGCGCATGGCCACGGTGGCGAAGTGCAAGTTCGATCTGGAAATCTGCGGAGGCATCTACGTGAATGAGCCTTGTGTGATTGATCAGCACATGTACTCAGGCCGCACCTATCATGACAGTGGTCACTTCATTGGTCCCTGGATCAAGGCCCTGGACGCTGAACGCGCCAAGATGGGCATCTAG
- a CDS encoding sugar phosphate isomerase/epimerase family protein, producing the protein MNRRHFLQSLAALTAAPAWAATSPWKLNYMLASAMYGNLSLTEILPEVKKTGATAIELWPKKHGTQREELDAMGHDKFADLLKQHGVGFGGSTRYDLGPLKLTEEIKLVKKLGGTFIVTGGTGEYKVTPEQLRLNVKAFVEKMKPHAALAAENGVEIGIENHINNLIDTPDSLRWLADDIRDLPGIGIALAPYHLPQDSKLLSDLIRHIDQKMTLFYAWEHGLGCMKPMPKEEEIQQMPGRGKLDWKPLLQALKEVNFTGPTEIFMHPTPRGIPILPTAAETTAEIVRAKNHLDSLI; encoded by the coding sequence ATGAACCGCCGCCATTTTCTTCAATCCCTCGCTGCGCTGACTGCGGCACCTGCCTGGGCCGCCACTTCCCCCTGGAAGCTGAATTACATGCTGGCCTCTGCCATGTATGGCAATCTTTCCCTGACGGAAATTCTGCCTGAGGTCAAAAAGACTGGGGCCACAGCGATCGAACTATGGCCGAAAAAGCATGGCACCCAACGCGAGGAACTGGATGCGATGGGGCACGACAAATTTGCCGATTTGCTGAAGCAGCACGGAGTCGGTTTTGGCGGCAGCACACGTTATGACCTCGGGCCGCTCAAACTGACGGAAGAGATCAAGCTGGTGAAAAAGCTGGGAGGTACATTCATCGTCACCGGAGGCACGGGCGAATATAAAGTCACCCCAGAGCAACTCCGCCTGAACGTGAAAGCTTTTGTCGAGAAAATGAAACCGCACGCTGCCCTGGCGGCTGAAAACGGCGTGGAGATCGGCATCGAGAACCATATCAACAACCTGATTGATACTCCCGATTCGTTGCGCTGGCTGGCCGATGACATCCGCGACCTGCCGGGCATTGGCATTGCCCTGGCTCCTTACCATCTGCCGCAGGATTCGAAGCTGCTTTCAGATCTGATCCGCCACATTGATCAAAAAATGACGCTGTTTTATGCCTGGGAGCATGGCCTGGGCTGCATGAAACCGATGCCCAAAGAGGAAGAAATTCAGCAGATGCCCGGCCGTGGCAAGCTGGATTGGAAACCCCTCTTGCAGGCTCTCAAAGAAGTGAATTTCACCGGGCCGACGGAGATCTTCATGCACCCCACTCCACGCGGCATCCCCATTCTGCCCACGGCGGCGGAAACGACCGCCGAAATCGTGCGCGCCAAAAACCATCTCGACAGCCTGATTTAA
- the sppA gene encoding signal peptide peptidase SppA → MNRSVYGCLLGALILFLFVSLGLNAVQFMALVGEQFAGIPQPKETLTEKIEVQGKANVPDKIVHLDLEGIISSMSTGGFLESAMPSVEGIKRGLEQAVADSEVKAIVLRINSPGGEVTASDIIYAAVKKAAAQKPVIVYMDSVAASGGYYVACGATKVIASETTLTASIGVIMESMNYHELFGKVGLGSQTFTSGAFKDTLSGARPMRDDEKVYVQGLVDTMYDRFLGIVSEARKVPKDVLKSTVADGRVVTGRQALEAKLVDQIGYIEDAYALAKELADAPDAAVIKYQSVPNLLSILGVASAKAQAPAKVELDLTGGALPKLQPGMMYYLPGAYLR, encoded by the coding sequence ATGAATCGTTCTGTTTATGGCTGCCTTCTGGGCGCACTCATCCTTTTTTTGTTCGTCAGCCTGGGGCTTAACGCGGTGCAGTTTATGGCGCTCGTGGGGGAACAGTTTGCGGGCATTCCTCAGCCAAAGGAAACCCTCACTGAAAAAATCGAAGTCCAGGGCAAGGCGAATGTCCCCGACAAAATTGTCCACCTCGATCTGGAAGGCATCATCAGCTCCATGAGCACCGGCGGTTTTCTGGAAAGCGCTATGCCGAGTGTCGAAGGGATCAAACGCGGCCTCGAACAGGCCGTGGCAGATTCCGAGGTCAAAGCCATCGTCCTCCGCATCAATTCCCCTGGCGGTGAAGTGACTGCCTCCGACATCATCTATGCCGCTGTCAAAAAGGCAGCAGCGCAAAAACCGGTGATCGTTTACATGGATTCTGTCGCAGCCAGTGGCGGCTACTACGTGGCCTGCGGGGCCACCAAGGTGATCGCCAGCGAGACCACCCTAACGGCCAGCATCGGCGTCATCATGGAGTCCATGAACTACCACGAACTCTTTGGCAAGGTGGGCCTCGGTTCCCAGACTTTCACCAGCGGTGCTTTCAAGGACACGCTGAGCGGCGCGCGCCCCATGCGCGACGATGAAAAGGTGTACGTCCAGGGCCTCGTGGACACCATGTATGACCGCTTTTTGGGCATCGTGTCTGAAGCGCGCAAAGTGCCCAAAGACGTGCTCAAAAGCACCGTGGCCGATGGCCGTGTGGTCACAGGACGCCAGGCGCTCGAGGCCAAGCTGGTGGACCAGATCGGCTACATCGAAGACGCCTATGCCCTGGCCAAGGAACTGGCGGATGCGCCCGATGCAGCCGTCATCAAATACCAGTCGGTGCCCAATCTGCTGAGCATTCTCGGGGTGGCCTCCGCCAAAGCCCAGGCTCCGGCCAAAGTGGAGCTCGACCTCACTGGCGGGGCCCTGCCGAAACTGCAGCCCGGTATGATGTATTACCTGCCCGGCGCCTACCTCCGCTGA
- a CDS encoding CPBP family intramembrane glutamic endopeptidase: MDAPTAGVLRDITLWVWLSLLIGVAAYKWIRQTRPTACWNWEGNVDARPYLYFDAIIVAALSLMILIGLQRAEPTAQGSVDAAANELNAVALFSSIVLQLLICTVLLFYLRAVRNLNPVELFGLRRLTVRQVATAALVFMIPTCLVVMATSAGVTQWMQGFWPDLEQQASVEAFRNSKDPMAKAMLIIAAVIVAPIVEETVFRGFIYGVIKRFTDSYFAAVCSAVLFAIVHLHMGSVIPLAVLALIFCAAYERTGSLAVPMVMHGLFNGTSIGLMILFPEAPHANPS; this comes from the coding sequence ATGGACGCCCCCACCGCCGGAGTTTTACGCGACATCACCCTCTGGGTCTGGCTTTCCTTGCTCATCGGCGTCGCGGCTTACAAATGGATCCGCCAGACACGCCCCACCGCCTGCTGGAACTGGGAAGGCAACGTGGACGCACGCCCATATCTGTATTTTGATGCGATCATCGTCGCGGCGCTTTCCCTGATGATTCTCATAGGCCTGCAGCGCGCAGAGCCCACAGCACAGGGCTCAGTGGATGCCGCTGCCAATGAGCTCAACGCCGTAGCCCTGTTTTCCAGCATTGTCCTGCAACTGCTCATCTGCACCGTCCTGCTCTTTTACCTACGGGCGGTGCGCAATCTCAATCCGGTGGAGCTCTTTGGCCTGCGGCGTCTCACCGTCCGCCAAGTCGCCACTGCGGCACTGGTTTTCATGATTCCCACCTGCCTCGTGGTCATGGCCACCTCCGCCGGTGTCACACAGTGGATGCAGGGTTTCTGGCCGGACCTGGAGCAGCAAGCTTCGGTGGAAGCTTTTCGTAATTCCAAAGATCCCATGGCCAAGGCCATGCTCATCATCGCCGCCGTGATTGTGGCCCCCATCGTGGAAGAGACCGTCTTTCGCGGGTTCATTTATGGGGTGATCAAACGTTTCACCGACAGCTACTTTGCCGCCGTGTGCTCAGCCGTTCTGTTTGCCATCGTCCATTTGCACATGGGCAGCGTCATCCCGCTGGCGGTGTTGGCCCTCATCTTTTGCGCCGCCTATGAACGCACCGGCAGTCTCGCCGTTCCCATGGTCATGCACGGCCTGTTCAATGGGACCAGTATCGGCCTCATGATCCTCTTTCCGGAAGCTCCTCATGCAAACCCTAGCTGA
- a CDS encoding thiamine-phosphate kinase has protein sequence MQTLADIGEDELIRRFVRGLKQDASVIAGPGDDCAVVQGNLEALVLKTDTVVEGVHFTEATPPRLIGRKAMARVISDFAAMAATPRHALITFIAPPHTPVKRALEVYAGLRSMAESFGVNIVGGETSRGSQLILTVSMTGTAPNHQWVSRNQARAGDDLYVTGRLGGSIRGKHLKFHPRMAEAHWLAQNLSVHAMMDISDGLAQDLPRMAAACGLGFEVDLSALPRTPGCTPQQAWGDGEDYELLLAISPKTQAKKLAAWKHAFPKLKLTRIGRLVEKQHAPLAPDGGWQHFRS, from the coding sequence ATGCAAACCCTAGCTGACATCGGTGAGGATGAGCTCATCCGCCGATTCGTGCGTGGGCTGAAGCAGGATGCCAGCGTCATCGCCGGACCGGGGGATGATTGCGCTGTCGTGCAGGGCAATCTCGAGGCCCTCGTGCTCAAAACCGACACCGTCGTCGAAGGTGTGCATTTTACGGAAGCCACCCCACCACGCCTCATCGGTCGCAAGGCCATGGCTCGTGTCATCAGCGACTTCGCCGCCATGGCCGCCACTCCGCGCCATGCCCTCATCACCTTCATCGCACCGCCTCATACGCCGGTGAAACGCGCCTTGGAAGTGTATGCAGGCCTGCGCTCCATGGCCGAGTCCTTCGGCGTGAACATCGTCGGCGGTGAAACCTCCCGTGGCAGCCAGCTCATCCTCACCGTGAGCATGACCGGCACCGCGCCTAACCATCAATGGGTTTCCAGAAACCAAGCGCGTGCAGGCGATGATCTTTACGTCACCGGTCGCCTCGGCGGCTCCATCCGGGGCAAGCACCTGAAGTTTCACCCTCGCATGGCCGAGGCTCATTGGCTGGCCCAGAACCTGTCCGTGCATGCCATGATGGACATCAGCGACGGCCTTGCCCAGGATCTGCCCCGCATGGCCGCCGCCTGCGGACTGGGTTTTGAGGTGGACCTCTCCGCCCTTCCCCGCACTCCGGGATGCACACCGCAGCAGGCCTGGGGCGATGGTGAGGACTACGAACTGCTGCTGGCTATCTCACCCAAAACTCAGGCAAAAAAACTCGCCGCCTGGAAACACGCTTTCCCCAAACTAAAGCTTACACGCATCGGTCGCCTGGTGGAAAAACAACACGCCCCACTTGCCCCCGATGGCGGCTGGCAGCACTTTCGTTCCTGA